The Sorangiineae bacterium MSr11954 DNA segment ATCGCTCGATCCATGCGGCCAAAATAGGGTGGCGGTGGTATTGAAAGAAGGACCAATCGCGAACGAAAATTGAGGACCACTTTGCCGGCGCCGCGAGCGGGCCGAGCGGGCGATATCATGGACCTTCCCATCCTTCTCGATCCACGTAGCGGGCGCCTCGCGCTCCAAGTCACCGCGTCGCTGCGCGATGCGATCCGCAATCGGCGCGTGTGCGTCGGGCAGCGTCTCCCGTCGACCCGTGTGCTCGCGGGCGATCTCGGCGTGTCGCGCGGTGTGATCGTGGAGGCGTACGAGCAGCTGGCGGCGGAAGGGTACGTGGAGACGCGCGCCGGATCGGGCACCACGGTGGCGTGCAGGCCGGCGGCCACCGAGCCTTCGCGCACGGCGCGCAAAGGTGAGTGGGAACCGGGTCGCGCCACCCGGTTTCGTTACGACCTTCGATTCAGCTCGCCGGACCTCGGCACCTTTCCGCGCGGGCGATGGCTGTGGGCCCTGCGGCACGCGCTCGCAAAGATGCCGCAGGCGGAGCTTGGATACGTCGATCCGTGCGGGGTGCTGGCGCTGCGGGAGGAGATCGCGCCTTACCTGCGGCGGGTGAACGCGGCCCGATGCGATGTCGCGCAAGTGACGGTGATGGCGGGGGTGGCGCAGTCGTGGGTCGTGGCGCTCCGACTGCTCGCTCGCCGCGGGCGGCGCAAGCTGGCCGTGGAGGATCCGAGCACGTTTCGATCGCGCGACATGCTCGAGAGCTGCGGCTTTTCGCTGGTGGGGATCCCCGTCGACGACGAAGGATTGGTCGTGAGCGCGCTTGCCCGCAGCGATGCCGATACCGTGCTCGTAACACCTGCCCATCAATTTCCGACCGGGGTGGTGCTCTCGCCCAACCGGAGAATGGAGCTCGTGCGTTGGGCGCGGGAGCGCGATGGCATCATCGTCGAGGACAATTACGATGCGGAGTTTCGTTACGACCGCGATCCCGTGGGCTGCCTTCAGGGGCTGGCGCCCGATCGCGTGTTCTTGTCAGGCTCGGTGAGCAAATCGCTGGCGCCCGCCCTACGACTCGGTTGGCTGGTGGCGCCCGCCGGGGCCTATGCCGACGAAGTTTGCGACGAGCGCCGCCTGCTCGATTTGGGCTCGCCCGTTCTCGATCAATATGCACTTACACACATGTTGGTGACAGGCACCTACGATCGTCATTTGCGCGCGGTGCGGCGGCGCTACCGGTCGCGCCGTGATGCGCTGGTGCGCGCGCTGCAGTCGCATTTGCCAATGTGGCGCGTTCATGGTGTCGCCGCAGGTTTGCATTTGTACGTCGAGTTGCCGAAAGGGACGAAAGCCAATGACGTGGCGGAGCGCGCAGCGCGAGCGGGGGTCGGTGTAGAACCCATCGATTCGATGCGGATCTCACACCCCGGCCCGCCGGCGCTTGTATTGGGCTATGCGCAATTGTCGGAGGAAGAGCTCACTGCTGCAGTACGTCACATTTCGCGTTCCTTGAAATAGATACTTTAATTTCCGAAATGACATGAGCGGCGCGGGCGGTCACGTTAGAGATGATCGCCATGCGATCCTTCGTTAAACTGATAACGGCAATCATTCCATTTTTGGGAGCGGCGGCTTGCAGCTCGGAGGCGCCGGAACGTGAGGCGTCCCCCGAGAGCCTCGCGCAAAACGGGCAGCAGCTTCTCTCCACCCGCGCCGTGGCGCCCGATCCCACCGAAACGGGACCGAGCGCGGTCACCAGCGCGGAATACCGATTTCCCGCGACCACTGATCCCGACATCCTCGGGTCGGCTGCGACGGAGCTGTGGGCGCGCGTCTACCGGCCCCAGAACCTCGAAAATACCCCCCACCCGCTCATCGTCGTTCTTCACGGCAACCATGCTACGTGCGGGACGGGCAGCAATCCGCGCCAGGACACCAATTGCCAGTACACCGCTTCGGGTACTTGCCCGAGCGGCTATGTGGTGGTCCCCAACCACCTGGGATACGCGTATGTCGCCGAAAAGCTCGCCTCCCATGGGTATGTCGTGGTTTCCATCAACGCCAACCGCGGGATCACGTGCGGCGGCGGGGTCTCGGGCGACAGCGGCTTGAATTTGGCGCGCGGACGCCTCGTTTTGAAGCACTTGCAGCGGCTCAGCGAGTGGAACACCAAGGGGGGAACGCCGACCTCCCTCGGCGTGGATTTGAAGGGAAAGCTGGATTTGGGGCAGCTTGGCTTGATTGGCCACTCCCGCGGCGGCGAAGGCATGCGCGCCGTCTACAATTTGTACCGGGATAGCGGCAGCCCTTGGCCGGCACGCATCGGGGGGGTCACCTTCCGCGGCATCTTCGAAATTGGGCCGGTCGATCGACAGACATCACGCACCCTCGATGCCGACGGCACCGTCTGGTCGGTATTGCTGCCCATGTGCGATGGAGACGTATCGAGCCTGGTCGGGATTCAACCTTACGATCGCATGTTGCAAATCCCGACCGAGTCGCCCGTTACGCCAAAGTCGACCTTTACCGTGTGGGGTGCGAATCACAATTTCTACAATACCGAGTGGCAGCAGAGCGATTCGGCGGGGTGCACGGGGCACAAGGCGCTCTTTCCGGCCAGCATCGGGTCACCCGAACAACGGACCACGGGGCTCGCGAGCATGATGGGCTTCATCCGGGCCAACATCGGGACGGCGGCCAACGCGAGCTACAATCAAATGTTCAATCCGATGTTCGACCTTCCCCCGGTGGTCACCAATGTAACCCGCGTGGATCGGGGCTACACCGATTCGTCGAGCTCGACCGTGACTGGCGCCATCGAGGACTTCGATAAGGCGGTCGGCACCAACACGCACGGCACGCCCAACGATGCACAAGGGATCACCATCACCCACGGCACCGTTCCCAATCACGCCAGTGTCCAGAAGGCGGGGCGCATTTCGTGGCAGTCGGCGTCCGCCAATACGTACTTTCAGACCAATTGGACCGCCGCGGGCCAAGGAAAGGACGTGAGCGGCTACAAGACGCTCGATCTCCGCGTTTCGCGGCAACAAAGCACCCTCAACCCGGTCGATCCGACGGATTTTTCGATCCGGCTGGTCGCGGCCGACGGCGCCTTCTCGGAGCCGGTCGCGCTTCGTACGTATACCGATCTGCGGGGGCCGGTGGGCGGGCGCTCGGCCGGGGGCACGGCGAACTACCATCCGATCCTGCAAACGGCGCGCATCGCGCTCGCGGATTTTCGGGGTATCGATTTGACGCAAATTCGCGGGGTGCGGTTCGTCTTCGACGCTACCGCGACGGGCGCCATCCACTTGGCCAATGTGCGGCTGTCCAAGGTGCAAACCTTGCCCGCCTCGGAGTCGCTGGCCGGCTTCTCGACGGCGCCCGCGCCCCAGGCGAACGCTACGATCACCGCCAGCAGCGGAGCGGGAACCATGACGACCTACACCAAGGGGAACGCCATCACCGGCATCCGTCGGGTCGCGGCGTCGGCGCAGGGGGCGGACGGCGCGACGCAAGGTGCGGGCGCGACGGAGATCGAAATCGAGCTCGAAACGGCGGACCAGTTCCCCGTGCGCAACGCGCTTCCCGTGCTGCGCGTCGGTCCCCGTACGTTCTCCGTCAGCCGTCACCCGAACGGCGATACGCGGCGCATCGTCTTTACGCTTCCCGAGGCGGAGTTCGCGCCTCTCCGGAGCGGCGACGACGTGACCGTGCAGTACAGCGAGGAGGCCGATTCCCGTTGGATCTTCGGCAAGCTGGATAAGCGCGCGCTGCGCTGAGAGAGCTTCATGGTGCGGCCCCATCCCTAACCACCCCTGGGGATGGGGCCGATCTTTTTTCAGCGCCGCGTGCGCGGCTTCGTCCGTGCCGCCTCGTCAGCGCCGCGCGAGCGCCGCGAGGCGGTCGCGCGCCGCGAGCAAGGTCTCGTCGCGCTTGCAAAAGGCGAAGCGCGCCAGGCCGCGGCCGTGGTCCCGATGGTGCTCGACGTAAAAGGCGGTGGGCGGGATGGCGGCCACGCCGATGTCGCGCGTGAGGTAGCGGCAAAATTCGAAGTCGTCGGCGAAGCCGAGGTGATCGATCCGCGCCATGGCAAAGTACGAGCCCTCGGGCGCGATGGGCCGCAGCCCGGCCACGGTGAGCGCGTCCACCAGGAGATCGCGCTTCTCACGGTACGACTGCACCAGGCCGGCGAAGTACGCATCGGGGAGCCGGAGGGCGGCGGCGATGGCATGTTGGAACGGGCCGGACACCGCGAAGGTGACGAATTGATGCGTCTTCTGGATGGCGTCGATCAGGGCCGGAACGGCGATGACCCAACCGATTTTCCAGCCGGTGAAGCTGAATGATTTTCCGCCGCTGCTGATGGTCAAGGTGCGCTCCGCCATGCCGGGAAGGGTCGCCAGGCGAAGATGGCGCGAAGGCTCGAACACGATGTGCTCGTACACTTCATCGGTGACCGCCAGCACGTCGTGACGGATGCACAGCCCGGCGATGTGCTCGAGCTCCGCGCGGTCGAAGATTTTACCGGTGGGGTTGTGCGGCGTGTTGACGAAGATGACCTTCGTCTTGTCGTTGAACAGCGCTTCGAGCTCGGCCGGATCGTACCACCAGCGCGCGTGATCCGCGTCCGGTGGCCGCAGGAGCACGTAGCGCGGTGTGCCGCCCGCCATGGTGACATTGGCCACGTACGAGTCGTAGTAGGGCTCGAAGAGAATGACCTCGTCGCCCGGGTCGACCAACCCGAGGGTCACGTCGAACAGGGCCTCGGTGGCGCCGCTGGTCACGACCACCTCGGTCGTGGGGTCCACGCGCTGCCCATAAAAGCGCTGCGCGTGCTCGGCGATGGCCTGGCGAAGAACCACGGTACCCGCTGAAATGGCGTATTGGTTCACGCCATCGCGAATGGCACGAATGGCCGCTTCACAAATCTCTTCGGGCCCGTCGAAGTCGGGAAACCCCTGGCCCAGGTTGACGGCTTGGTGCTTCTGCGCGAGGGCGCTGAACTCCGAGAAGACCGTCGTCGGAAAGTCACGGATGCGCGCGGCGATGGGATTCATGACGGGGTCACTGTAGCGCGCGCGGACGGTGCGTCCGTTCAAAAAAGGCGCTCGGGTGGCGACGCGCTGGAGCGATAACGCGCGCGGCGCGCACCGCGGAGGGCCGTGTCTCCGCGGATCTCGATCCTTACAGGACGCTGAGCATCCCTCGAGTGTTCTCAGGAAGCTCTCAGGTCGAGGTTGGCAGAATGGGGGAAGCAAACGCAAGGAGACCTTCGACATGCGGATCCCTATCTCGGCTTTCTGCTTAATCGCCATGGCACCTGCCGCACTCATTGCACTGACACCTACCGGATGCACTCCGGCCGATTCTTCGCCGGAAACGGGTGGCGAACCTCTACCGAGCACCGTGCAGCCGGTTGAAGTGGCCGCCGCACGTGACGGGGGGGCGTCGTGCCAGACACCTGCGCCCGAAGATCTCTTTCCTCACATCGACTTCGGCGACGATGACGGAGGCACGGTCACGATTGTGACGCGTACACCGAACTGCGACGGGGGTTCACGAGACGGGGGACCTATCGGGTTGCCCCCTCCGGACGCAGGCTCTGGCCCCCTCCTTCCCATCCTCGGCGCCATCCTGAATGAGTTTGGACAGAGGGCGGATCTGGCGCTGCCAGATACCAACCTGGCCAGCACCGATGACACCATCAAGGTTCTCGGAACCAACGGCCGGCATTGCCAGACGTGCCATCCCAACGACGCGGAATGGACCGCGACTCCTGCCCAACTGCAGGCGCGATTCGAGAAGGGCAAACCCCATGCTTTTGGGCTTTGCCCGCTCCCCACCAACGAATCCGCCTCCACGAACGACCAGCTCGAGGCCGTGTTCCGCACGCTCGATGGAGCGAACAGTCCGCTGGCCGACGTCTCCACGCCCGCCGCACGAAGGAGCGCGTACTCGATGCTGCTGAGCCGGGCCGTGTTCCGGATTGGCCTTGCGGTTCCCGCCGATGCCGACTTCGAGTTGGTCGCCGTGGACGATCCTTACGGGTTTGCATCGGCGAAAGAGCTATCGCTGTTCCGGCGCATCT contains these protein-coding regions:
- a CDS encoding PLP-dependent aminotransferase family protein, translated to MDLPILLDPRSGRLALQVTASLRDAIRNRRVCVGQRLPSTRVLAGDLGVSRGVIVEAYEQLAAEGYVETRAGSGTTVACRPAATEPSRTARKGEWEPGRATRFRYDLRFSSPDLGTFPRGRWLWALRHALAKMPQAELGYVDPCGVLALREEIAPYLRRVNAARCDVAQVTVMAGVAQSWVVALRLLARRGRRKLAVEDPSTFRSRDMLESCGFSLVGIPVDDEGLVVSALARSDADTVLVTPAHQFPTGVVLSPNRRMELVRWARERDGIIVEDNYDAEFRYDRDPVGCLQGLAPDRVFLSGSVSKSLAPALRLGWLVAPAGAYADEVCDERRLLDLGSPVLDQYALTHMLVTGTYDRHLRAVRRRYRSRRDALVRALQSHLPMWRVHGVAAGLHLYVELPKGTKANDVAERAARAGVGVEPIDSMRISHPGPPALVLGYAQLSEEELTAAVRHISRSLK
- a CDS encoding aminotransferase class I/II-fold pyridoxal phosphate-dependent enzyme, whose product is MNPIAARIRDFPTTVFSEFSALAQKHQAVNLGQGFPDFDGPEEICEAAIRAIRDGVNQYAISAGTVVLRQAIAEHAQRFYGQRVDPTTEVVVTSGATEALFDVTLGLVDPGDEVILFEPYYDSYVANVTMAGGTPRYVLLRPPDADHARWWYDPAELEALFNDKTKVIFVNTPHNPTGKIFDRAELEHIAGLCIRHDVLAVTDEVYEHIVFEPSRHLRLATLPGMAERTLTISSGGKSFSFTGWKIGWVIAVPALIDAIQKTHQFVTFAVSGPFQHAIAAALRLPDAYFAGLVQSYREKRDLLVDALTVAGLRPIAPEGSYFAMARIDHLGFADDFEFCRYLTRDIGVAAIPPTAFYVEHHRDHGRGLARFAFCKRDETLLAARDRLAALARR